Below is a genomic region from Myxococcus fulvus.
TCCATCTATGAATCGCAGACACGTCCTGAGGAGCACGGTGGCCGTCGCGGCCCTGCTGCTCGGCTGTGGCAGCGAGGCCGAGCGCCGCGTCTTCACCGTGGAGTCCACCGCGGCCCCGCTGTCCGACACACCCAACGAGCGAGGCTGGCGAATCACCCTCGACTCCGCGCACACCTCACTGGGCCCGGTGCGCTTCTTCGAAGGCCGGGTGCTGCTGTCGCGCGCCTTCGACTGGTACGCGCTCATCGGAGGCACGGCGCACGCGCACCCGGGCCACTACGCTCCTGGAGACGCCCTGGGCGAGCTGCTGGAGACGCACACGGTGGACCTCCTGAGCGGAGTCACCCAGCTGGGCACCGCGAGCGCGGTGACAGGCGAGTACGGCTCGCTGGAGCTGACGCTGACCACCCCGACGGCGACCACCGACGCGCAAGGCGTCCTGAAGGGCCACGCCGTGCGACTGGTGGGCACGGCGACGAACGCGGACGGAGGTCAGGTGCGCTTCGACGTGGAGGCGGACCTGCCCAGGCCCGTGGCCGGAGTGCGCTTCGAGAAGTCCCTCGGGATGGAAGCGGGCCGGGTACGCATCACCGTGGACCTGAGGAAGTGGGTTGACCGCATCGACTTCGCCACCGCGACCGACACGGACGCGGATGGCATCTACACCTTCCCCGCCGACAGCCAGGCGCGCAATGCCCTGATGCGCGGCGTGGAGGACACAACCGCCTACGTGGTGACGTGGGAAGAGGGAGCCGCGCAATGAAGAACTGGATGCTGGGGTTGTCGTGCCTGGGACTCGTCGCCTGCAGTGATGGGACGGGCAACGTGACGTTCACCACGTACGGAGAGGACTTCATCGAGAAGCAGATTCCTCCCGCGGTGGGCGACGAGGCGGGATTCACCGATGGCTGGACGGTGCGCTTCGACAAGTTCCTCGTGGTGCTCAGCGAGGTGACGGTGGAGACGCACGACGAGGTGGCCGCGAAGCAGACGCAGGCGCGCGTGTTCGACGTGCACAAGCCCGGCCCCGTCGTGGTGGAGAGCTTCAAGGACCTCGACGCGCGGAAGTGGGACCACATCAGCTTCGCGATGGCTCCGGTGGCGGACGCGGTGGCGGGCAACGCGGACGCGGCGGACGTGACGCTGATGAAGACGGAGGGCTACAGCGTGTACGTCGCCGGCCAGGCGACGAAGGACCGTGAGACGAAGCGCTTCAACTGGGGCTTCACCACGAACACCCTCTACGAGCACTGCGAGAGCCCCGAGCTGGGCGCGGGCGTGACGGTGCCCAAGGACGGCGAGGAGACGGTGCAGCTCACCATCCACGGGGACCACCTCTTCTTCGACGACCTCCAGTCGCCGGACGCGAAGATGCGCTTCGACGCCATCGCCCAGGCGGACAGGCTGGGCATCGCCGGACCGGATGGCGAGGTGACGCTGGAGGAGCTGGCCGCGGTGGACCTCACGGAGCTGCCCATCGACCAGTACGGCACAGGCGGCGCGGCCAACGTGCGCAACCTGCGCGACTTCGTCACGGCGCTGGTCCGCACCGCGGGCCACTTCCGGGGCGAGGGCGAGTGCGAGCCCCGCGCGCGCTGAAGCGCTCCGTCCCACGACACGGCGGCGCGGTGAGCACCAGTCGCGCGAGCGACACACCGCGCCGGCCGTGATGGCTCGAGGCTCCCTCTCCACCGGTGCTGGTCCACCGGGAGCGGGGGCCTCGCTCCAGGAGGAACCTCAGTGCTTCGGCGGGTTCGAGCCTGGCTGCCCGCTGCCCGGAGCACCGCCCGGGATGGTGTTGCCCGGGCCCTTGCTCGGTGCGTGCTCCTTGTTCATCTGATTGGCGCGGTTGTCCTGCGACGACTTGTGCGCGGGGTTGTTGGGATTCTTGGAGACGGAGCGCTGGTCATTGGCGCTCGGCGTCTTTCCGCTACCCTTGTTGCCCATGGGCGAACCTCCGGAGTCCCGAGCGGGAGTGCTCGAGAGGGCCGCACCGTAGAGAGTGGCCCGGCGGTGGACACTCGGGCGGAGGGCTCGCCACGCTGTCCTGAAGCGTACGTCCGGGTGTCGGCGTCGCGGCGCTGCGGGCTGTCCCTCGCCGGTGCGGGGATGTCGAGACGCGCCTGAGTGCCTACCTCCTAGGCACGGAGGTGATGGGCGTGAGGACGATGACCTATGAGCGCAGCGGCCGGACGAACACGGCGGCCCAGGCCTTGCGGTTGACGGGGCTCGAGCACCTGGCGGTCCTGGAGCAGGGCGAAGTCGTATCGGAGCGAGACCTGACGGCCCACGAGGTCCGCACGCTCACGCCCCTGCTGGAGCAGGTGGAACACCAGCCGGCGCCCGTGGTGCTCGTGCCCCAGGCAGGCGGTCCCGACGGCCTCGCCGTGACGCTCGCGTTCGAGGACGAGGAGTCTCCTCGGGTCCGACTGGCCACGGAGCGCCTGCCCGCGAAGGGCGCGGGCCCGCTCTACGACCTCCTGCTCTGGGAGCTGGACGCCTTGCTGACGCGCGAGCTGCACACCCGCGCGCCCAGACATGCGCACGTGGTGTTGCCCCACGAGCTCCGCCAGGAGGAGTAGTCAGAGGGCCGCGTCGGCCGAGGTGGCCGAGTCCTGCAACGGCAACCGGACGATGAAGGTGGAGCCCGCGTGGGGCGCGCTCTCCACGCGGATGTCGCCCTGGAGCGCCTCGACGATCTGCCGGACAATCCAGAGGCCCAGTCCGAAGCCACCGTAGTGACGTTGGGACACGGCGCGCTCGAAGCGCTGGAAGATGCGGACGTGGTCCTCGGGAGCGATGCCGATGCCATGGTCCTTCACGCTCAAGCGCGCGTAGCCGTCCTCGCGAGTGACGTGGACGTCGACGGGCTGCTGCGCGCCGTACTTGAAGGCATTGGACAGCAGGTTGGTGATGACCTGCTCCAAACGCACGCGGTCCCAGTGGCCGACGAGGGGCTCGGACACCACGAGCCGCACGGGACATCGCGCGCCCGCCGCGTCCTCCTGGACCCGGGACACCAGCTCTTGAGTCAGCGACGACAGGTCCACCCGCTCGCGATGCAGGTCGAGTCGACCCGCGCGGATGCGCGACACGTCCAACAGCGTGGCGACGAGCTGGTGGAGCTGGGCGACGGAGCGCAGCGTGGACTCGACGCGGCGACGCACGAGCGAGGCCGTCGCCTCGGAGCCCATCGCCGGCGCGCCGCGCAGCAGGAACTGGAGCTGGAGCTGGACGGAGGTGATGGGGGTGCGCAGCTCGTGGCTCGCGATGGAGAGGAACTCGTCGCGGGATTGGACCACCTCGCGCAAGTCCCTCGCCAGGTCCTCCGCGGCGCGTCGGGCCACCACCAGTCCCGTCACCTCCACGGCGACGGCCATCACGCCCTGGACGACGCCTCTGGCATCACACCAGGGCTGCCAGCTGAAGTCGTGGAAGCGCTGCTGCCGGGAGAACGCGGGGGTGACGTAGGGAGACGCGGAGGCCAGGGGCACCTCGCGCCCGGAGAAGGGCTTGCCGTCGCGGTAGACGTCATCGAGCAGCCGCAACATGCCGGGGTCCATGGCGGGCTGCAGGTCACGCAGCGGCTTGCCGATGGCGTGCGCATCCACCTCCAGCAGCGCGCAGGCCTGGGGGTTGAGCAGCTCACAGACATGGTCCGGCCCACGGAAGACCGCGATGGCGACGGGGGCCTGGAGGAAGAGTGACTCCATGCGCTCGCGCTGGACCTGCGCCTCGGCGAGCGCCGCGTGCTCACGCTCGAGCGACCGTGCGCGCTCGAGCTCCAACTGTCGACGCGCCGTCGCGTCCCGGAACACCCACACGGCCCCGAGCTCCTCGTCATCGGCCCCACGAAGGGACACGGTGCACTCCTCGATGGGCAGCTCGCCGCCGTCGCGTCGCTTCAGCGCGCGGGGCCACTGGGACCACGTCCTGGGAGGTGCCGCCTGACGCAGCGGGAAGGAGCCCGACTCGGGCCGGGAGCGCAGCACGTGCGACAGGGGAACGCCCAGCGCCTCGGACTCCGAGCACTGCAGCAGGTGCGCGGCCGCGGGATTGAGGTAGCGCACGACGCCCCGGTTGTCGGTGGCCAGGACCGCGTCATTGAGGCTTCGCAGCAGCTGCGCCTCCAGGCCGGCGGACGGCGCGGGTGGCGCGGGCAAGGGCGCCGCGACGTGCTCCTCCACGGGAACGCGTCGCCCCGACAGGAGGGAAGCAAGCGCGCCCACGACGAGGAAGAGGACGACAGTGCTCGGCGCCGAGGGGTTCGCTGACGACGCGGGACCGAGCATGAGGAGGAGCGTCCCCATCAGGGTCGCCAACCAGGCGGGGCCCGCGCCTCCCGCGAGAGCCACGAGGAGCACGGCGGTGAGCGACAGCAAGAGCGCCGTGGTTGCAGGCAAGACGAACCACCACGAGGCGAGCCCGGCGAGGCTCACGCAGAGGACGGCGAAACCGTATCGAACCCACGCGAGGTGTGTGGGAAGAACCGAACGGAGTTGGAGAGCGTGCGCACGCATGGGACGGCGTCTCGCATCCTGGACAAAGGCTTCACACAGTGAGTGGAGGACGCGCCGGGAGACTCTCGGGCGGCGCCCCGCCGACGTTGATCTTCACCTGGACGCGCGGTGAAAGGCAAACACCGGGGGACAGACGACAGATGCCCCATGTGGGTGGTGACAAAGCATGAACAATAAGCAGACGAGCAGGCTTCGGTGAGAGAAGGCAGGACGAGGGCGGTGGGTGTGGTTGCCGAGCGCCCCGTCATCTGTGAAGAGAGAGACATGAAGCGTGTGCAGTTCTCCGTGCACCGCACGGTGGGAGAGGCGAGGCTGCTGGCGGGGACGCTGGAAGCCGAGGGAATGTCCGTCCAGGTGCGCGGCGAGTCGCTGGCCCCGCTGACCGGAGAGATTCCGAGCGGCGAGACGTGGGTGGAGCTCTGGCTTCATCCCGAGGACGTGGAGCAAGCGCGAGCCGTGGTCGCGGAGCTGAAGGAGAACCAGGAGGAGGCGTCGCGCACGGTGGAGTGTCCGGCGTGTCGAGAAGAGAACCCAGGCAACTTCGAGCTGTGCTGGAGCTGCGGGGTCGAATTGCCACGAGGCCTCCGGCCGCGACTTCGGGCAGTGTGAGCCGCCTCAGCGGCGTGGCGAGAACGGGACGTGCGGCGGATGGAAGCGGAGCGACAGCAACCCCTCACCGAGGAGGCGCCGGCCATGAAGCGGCGGCGCTGGTGGGCCGACCAGGGCCTGCGCGGCATGCTGGTGGTGTGTGGGGTGGCGTTCCTGATTCACCTCATCCCACTGTTCCTGCCCAGGAACATGCCGGAGCAGGAGCTGAGCATCGCGCGAGCCACCCCGCTGTCCGAGCAGCGCGTCAGGCTGCTGCTCCCCTTGCGCGAGCATCCGAAGGCGACGGCCGCGGAGCTGCGTGAGGCCGCGGAGCTGCTGCTCGACGGCGCCCCGGCCGAAGCCCACGAGCTGGCCCTGGCGGCGGAGCGACGGGAGCCCGAGGCGATGGAGACGCAGTTGCTGCTGGCGCGCGTCTGCGAAGTGGAGCGGATGGAGCGCTGTGTCCGCACGGCGTTGGAGCGGGCGAACCAGCTCGCGCCCACGGATGCTCGGCCCGACGTGTTCCGAGCGGAGCTCCGGGAGCGTGGTGGAGACACGGTGGGCGCGTCCGAGGCGATGAAGGCCGCGTTCGGGAAGGCCCCCGGAGAGCCGCTCATCGGGCTTCGTTACGCGCGACTGCTGAGCGCGGCCCAGCGGCCCTCGGAGGCCTTCGCGGTGCTCACGACGCTGCGGGGCAAGGTCCCTCTGGCACGACTGCTGGTGGAGCAGGCCTTGGTATTGCGCGCGGCCGGCCAGGGCGAGGAGGCCGTGGCGGTGTTGCGCAAGGCGACGTTGGAGGACCCCAGGCTCTCGCTCGCGCACTTCGAACTGGGGTTGGCGCTGTTCCGTCTCGGAGATGTGGACGGTGCCCAGGAGGCCCTGAGACAGGCGGACCGACTCGACCTGGGAAGCCCCAGGGCCCTGGCGGCCCTGTGCGCGATGCAGTTGGAGGCACGGCGCATCGACGATGCGAGACTGACGCGGATGGACCTCGAGCGCCGGTTCTCGGGGCGGATGGAGCTCATCCGCCAGTCCTGCAGCGTGCCCTGACAAGGCGCGGGCTCAGCGCGGCTCGATGCCTCGAATCTGGCGGAGCATCCGCGCGGAGGCCTTGACCTCGGGGTCCACCGAGCCATCGACGCGCTCGGTCCGGACGACTGCGAGGAGATAGGGCAGGGCCTCGTCGTCGCGCTCCTGCTGGAAGAGCAGCTCTCCGAGCGCGAAGCGGGCGCGGGTGAGGAGCACCAGGTCCTCCTGGGCGACGGAGGCGTCGATGGCGTCACTGAGCGCGGACTCGGCCAGCTCGGGTTGTCCCCGGGCGAGGAGCTCACGAGCACGCTGGAGGTGTTCCTGGACGTTCATGGCAGGACGCCGGGGAGCTGCGAGGGAGGGACGACGGGGGCCACTCCGAGGTAAGGGTGGGCCCCATGGACGAGTCGCGCATCACCGAGCTGGAGCTTCGCTACATGCAGCAGCAGGAGACGCTGCAGGAGCTGAGCGACGTGCTCTATCAGCAGCAGCGAGTCATCGAGGCGCTGCGCGTGGAGCTGGACCTCCTGAAGAAGAAGCTGGAGGCCGAGCCCGGGTTGGTGGACGCCCGTCAGCAGGAGCGTCCACCGCACTACTGAGGCTCAGAACTTGTAGCCCAGTCGCAGACCGATGACGGGGTCGGGGTCCAGGTAGCCCACTTCCACGCCGATGCTCGCGGCCTTGCCCTGCAGGCCGAAGCCGAAGGCGGCATGCGCACGAAGCGCGTCGCCTCGGCCCATGACGATCCAGGGCCCCACGAGTCCTTCGACGTAGACCCCTGCGCTGGCGATGTTCGCGCGAAGGACGAGGTCCAGGGGGATGCCCACGTCGTTGCCGTCGGTGATGAGCGAGGCGCCGAAGCGAGCCCCTATCGAGAGGGGTCCCGCGAGCCGGCCTTCCACTCCCAGCAGGAAGCTGAAGGCCGCGCTTTGATCAATCCAATAGTCGGCCCCGAGCCCGACGCGAACCGTGGCGGCATCGGAGCGCATGGGCGCGACGAAGAAACCGGCCGCGAGCAGGACACCAAGCGAGGGACGAAGCAGCTTCATGCAGGAGGCTCCTCTTCCGTGGGGGGCCGCCACCTAAGCAAGCCCGGTGGACCGAGGCCAGTCACACGAGACGTTCCCGCTTCGTTCCCTCACTTTTTCACGTCCTTGGGTCAACAACAGCGGAACAGCGACAACCGCAGCGGACCCAGCGATGCACTGTGAGTCGGGGGTGAGCGCGTGAGAGCGACCTTCGGCATCGTGCGAATCCTCGCGCGTGAGCAGCGGCGATGAAGGCACCTCGTCGTTACGACGCGGGGATGAGAGCGATTCGCTACCACGAGATTGGCGGTCCGGACGTGTTGCGGATGGAAGAGGTCTCAGACCCGACAGCGGGTCCGGGCCAGGTGCGCATCCGGGTGAAGGCCGCGGGCGTGAACTTCGCGGACACGGAACGCCGTCGCGGCCTCTACGACGCCGCGGCCCCACTCCCACGAATCCTCGGAAGCGAGGCGGCGGGGGTCGTGGACCAGGTCGGCGCGGGTGTCGACTCGCGATGGATTGGCAAGCGAGTGGTGGCCCTCGCGCTGCAAAGCTACGCGGAGTTGGCGACGACGTCCGTGGATGAGCTCCTGGAGCTCCCCGAGCACGTGTCCTTCGAGGAGGCAGCGGGACTCCTCGTGCAGGGCCTCACGGCCTGGCACCTCCTCTTCACGTCCGCGCAGGTGAGGAAGGGTG
It encodes:
- a CDS encoding tetratricopeptide repeat protein gives rise to the protein MKRRRWWADQGLRGMLVVCGVAFLIHLIPLFLPRNMPEQELSIARATPLSEQRVRLLLPLREHPKATAAELREAAELLLDGAPAEAHELALAAERREPEAMETQLLLARVCEVERMERCVRTALERANQLAPTDARPDVFRAELRERGGDTVGASEAMKAAFGKAPGEPLIGLRYARLLSAAQRPSEAFAVLTTLRGKVPLARLLVEQALVLRAAGQGEEAVAVLRKATLEDPRLSLAHFELGLALFRLGDVDGAQEALRQADRLDLGSPRALAALCAMQLEARRIDDARLTRMDLERRFSGRMELIRQSCSVP
- a CDS encoding sensor histidine kinase — encoded protein: MPATTALLLSLTAVLLVALAGGAGPAWLATLMGTLLLMLGPASSANPSAPSTVVLFLVVGALASLLSGRRVPVEEHVAAPLPAPPAPSAGLEAQLLRSLNDAVLATDNRGVVRYLNPAAAHLLQCSESEALGVPLSHVLRSRPESGSFPLRQAAPPRTWSQWPRALKRRDGGELPIEECTVSLRGADDEELGAVWVFRDATARRQLELERARSLEREHAALAEAQVQRERMESLFLQAPVAIAVFRGPDHVCELLNPQACALLEVDAHAIGKPLRDLQPAMDPGMLRLLDDVYRDGKPFSGREVPLASASPYVTPAFSRQQRFHDFSWQPWCDARGVVQGVMAVAVEVTGLVVARRAAEDLARDLREVVQSRDEFLSIASHELRTPITSVQLQLQFLLRGAPAMGSEATASLVRRRVESTLRSVAQLHQLVATLLDVSRIRAGRLDLHRERVDLSSLTQELVSRVQEDAAGARCPVRLVVSEPLVGHWDRVRLEQVITNLLSNAFKYGAQQPVDVHVTREDGYARLSVKDHGIGIAPEDHVRIFQRFERAVSQRHYGGFGLGLWIVRQIVEALQGDIRVESAPHAGSTFIVRLPLQDSATSADAAL
- a CDS encoding putative signal transducing protein; the encoded protein is MKRVQFSVHRTVGEARLLAGTLEAEGMSVQVRGESLAPLTGEIPSGETWVELWLHPEDVEQARAVVAELKENQEEASRTVECPACREENPGNFELCWSCGVELPRGLRPRLRAV
- a CDS encoding SlyX family protein: MDESRITELELRYMQQQETLQELSDVLYQQQRVIEALRVELDLLKKKLEAEPGLVDARQQERPPHY